A single genomic interval of Alligator mississippiensis isolate rAllMis1 chromosome 15, rAllMis1, whole genome shotgun sequence harbors:
- the LOC109281564 gene encoding keratin, type II cytoskeletal cochleal-like — protein sequence MSCRSYRISSSGGGVRGFSSSSAVIPRNVKRYRVSTISCHGGGVGYRGLGHFGSRSLGGIAACKPRIAVRSCPPLRYGYGYSLGYGYGAAGFGYGAGGFSGPCPPIAPVTVNEQLLHPLKLEFDPNLQSVKYQEKEEIKTLNNKFASFIDKVRFLEQQNKVLETKWRFLQEQKRYKSNIEPMFEAYIYNLRRQLEVLAGDRAKLETELSNMQETLEDFKKKYEEETGQRACAENEFVMLKKDVDCAYMNKAELEAKVESLIEEITFLKNLYEEEIAQLQASISDTSVIVQMDNSRALDMDDIIAEVKAQYEDIANRSRADAESWYYSKYEELRETAGKHSDNLRNTKNEIMELSRVIQRLNGELENAKAQRGKLEAAIAEAEERGEMALKDAKCKLTDLEAALQKAKQDMACQLREYQELMNVKLALDIEIATYRKLLEGEEYRLGGEGVCPVNISVCRSQGGIVHDTNPCFGGGYTSSSRALFRSGGLVSSGGMCSTSAGKSIVTGAGDICAPCVPADGYSAGSGRSSNVKFVSSTTSYRAKY from the exons ATGTCTTGCCGATCCTATCGCATTAGCTCCAGCGGCGGTGGCGTGAGGGGTTTCAGCTCTTCCTCAGCTGTCATCCCAAGGAATGTGAAGAGATACAGAGTTAGCACCATCTCCTGCCACGGCGGTGGTGTGGGCTACAGAGGGCTAGGACACTTTGGTAGCCGAAGCCTTGGTGGTATAGCGGCCTGCAAACCCAGAATAGCTGTCAGGAGCTGTCCTCCTCTTAGATACGGATATGGGTACAGTCTGGGATATGGCTATGGCGCTGCCGGCTTTGGGTACGGAGCTGGTGGTTTCTCTGGTCCTTGTCCACCAATTGCACCAGTCACCGTCAACGAACAGCTGCTCCATCCTCTCAAGCTGGAGTTTGACCCTAATCTTCAGTCTGTGAAATACCAGGAGAAGGAGGAGATCAAGACCCTCAACAACAAGTTTGCATCTTTCATTGACAAG GTCCGATTCCTGGAGCAGCAGAACAAGGTGCTGGAGACCAAATGGAGGTTTCTGCAGGAGCAGAAGCGTTACAAGAGTAACATCGAGCCCATGTTCGAAGCTTATATCTATAACCTGAGGCGGCAGCTGGAGGTTTTGGCAGGGGACCGAGCTAAGCTGGAGACAGAACTGAGCAACATGCAGGAAACTCTGGAGGATTTCAAGAAAAA ATACGAAGAGGAAACCGGTCAGCGAGCATGTGCAGAGAATGAATTTGTGATGCTTAAAAAG GACGTGGATTGTGCCTACATGAACAAGGCTGAATTGGAAGCCAAGGTAGAGTCCCTCATCGAAGAGATCACCTTCCTGAAGAACTTGTATGAGGAG GAAATTGCTCAGCTCCAAGCTTCCATTTCGGACACTTCCGTCATTGTGCAAATGGACAACAGCCGGGCCCTGGACATGGATGACATCATAGCAGAGGTTAAAGCACAATACGAGGACATCGCCAACAGGAGCCGAGCTGATGCAGAGTCCTGGTACTACAGCAAG TACGAGGAGCTGAGAGAAACTGCTGGGAAACACAGCGACAATTTGCGTAACACAAAGAACGAGATAATGGAGCTGAGCCGGGTGATTCAAAGACTGAATGGAGAACTTGAAAATGCAAAGGCCCAG AGAGGCAAACTGGAAGCAGCCATAGCAGAAGCTGAGGAACGTGGCGAGATGGCCCTCAAAGATGCCAAGTGCAAACTGACTGACCTGGAGGCTGCCCTGCAAAAGGCCAAGCAAGACATGGCTTGCCAGCTGCGGGAGTACCAGGAGCTGATGAACGTCAAGCTGGCGCTGGACATCGAGATCGCCACCTACCGCAAGCTGCTGGAAGGGGAAGAATACAG GTTGGGTGGCGAAGGTGTGTGCCCTGTGAACATCT CTGTCTGCAGATCCCAGGGGGGGATTGTGCACGATACCAACCCCTGCTTTGGAGGCGGATACACTTCTAGCAGTAGAGCTTTATTCAGAAGCGGTGGGCTAGTTAGCAGCGGAGGCATGTGTAGCACTAGTGCTGGAAAAAGCATCGTTACAGGCGCTGGAGATATATGTGCACCCTGTGTTCCCGCTGACGGATACAGTGCTGGAAGTGGACGGAGCTCCAATGTCAAATTTGTATCCTCCACCACTTCCTACAGAGCCAAATACTGA